Proteins from one Salinispora arenicola genomic window:
- a CDS encoding response regulator transcription factor: MRILLVEDDHRVAAALTAALRRRGYEVEHAATVAAALSAAPCDLVLLDLTLPDGDGTDLCRDLRRRSSQLGIIAVTARGEERDRVLGLRAGADDYVVKPFSMVELQARIEAVLRRAAQAAPEPNLIEVGPVHIDVSARTVRVHGREVTLTRKEFDVLLSLARQPGAAVARDRILLDAWGTTFADRHTVEVHVGSLRGKLGDPRLVETIRGVGYRLRSG; encoded by the coding sequence GTGCGGATCCTGCTCGTCGAGGACGACCATCGGGTAGCCGCCGCGCTCACCGCGGCCCTGAGGAGGCGAGGCTACGAGGTGGAGCACGCGGCGACGGTCGCCGCCGCGTTGTCCGCCGCCCCGTGCGACCTGGTCCTACTGGATCTCACCCTGCCCGACGGGGACGGTACCGACCTGTGTCGGGACCTGCGGCGGCGCAGCAGCCAACTCGGCATCATCGCGGTGACCGCACGGGGGGAGGAGCGCGACCGGGTGTTGGGGCTGCGGGCCGGCGCCGACGACTACGTGGTCAAACCGTTCTCAATGGTCGAGTTGCAGGCCCGGATCGAGGCGGTGCTGCGTCGCGCCGCCCAGGCCGCCCCGGAGCCCAACCTGATCGAGGTCGGGCCGGTCCACATCGATGTGTCGGCCCGTACGGTCCGGGTCCACGGTCGGGAGGTGACGCTGACCCGCAAGGAGTTCGACGTGCTTCTCTCCCTGGCCCGTCAGCCCGGGGCTGCCGTGGCCCGCGACCGGATTCTGCTCGATGCCTGGGGCACCACCTTCGCCGACCGGCACACCGTCGAGGTGCACGTCGGCTCCCTGCGCGGCAAGCTGGGCGATCCCCGCCTGGTGGAGACCATACGCGGAGTCGGCTACCGGCTCCGGAGCGGGTGA
- a CDS encoding TetR/AcrR family transcriptional regulator has translation MLRDEITTAIRRALLQELAAVGYGRLSIEAVARRAGVSKTAIYRRWSSKLALVLEAVVTAAGSKLPALDTGSLRGDLSLLFQVVLHALRHPLASQIIPDLLAEAARNPALDQALQQVLHSKQQEIGGRLVERAVRRGELPAGVDQDAAIDLIVGPLYWRLAIARSALTDAYLEALVEAVATGLAATPAVPRQRPGAAT, from the coding sequence GTGCTGCGGGATGAGATCACCACGGCCATCCGCCGGGCCCTGCTGCAGGAACTCGCGGCCGTGGGCTACGGCCGCCTGTCCATCGAGGCGGTCGCTCGTCGGGCCGGAGTGAGCAAGACCGCGATCTACCGGCGTTGGAGCTCCAAACTGGCGCTGGTGCTGGAGGCCGTTGTGACGGCGGCCGGCAGCAAGCTCCCGGCGCTGGACACCGGGAGCCTGCGCGGCGATCTGAGCCTGCTGTTCCAGGTGGTGCTGCACGCCCTGCGCCATCCGCTGGCCTCGCAGATCATTCCCGACCTACTCGCCGAGGCAGCCCGTAACCCGGCGCTGGACCAGGCATTGCAGCAGGTGCTGCACAGTAAGCAGCAGGAGATCGGCGGCCGTTTGGTCGAGCGCGCGGTACGACGCGGCGAACTGCCGGCCGGGGTGGACCAGGACGCGGCGATAGACCTGATCGTCGGGCCGCTCTACTGGCGACTCGCCATCGCCCGATCAGCACTCACGGACGCGTACCTCGAGGCATTGGTGGAGGCGGTGGCGACCGGGCTGGCGGCGACCCCGGCCGTGCCCCGCCAGCGCCCCGGCGCGGCGACCTGA
- a CDS encoding ABC transporter permease has protein sequence MADTALAGPDAGLTQAQLAARHGLQIAGERRPLLEYSRGLWAYRHFIAAYANAKLLASYSSARLGQIWQVLTPLTNVAVYYLIFGVVLRQNEIPNFIAYLATGLFIFNFTQTSVMAGTQSISGNLGLIRALHFPRASLPLAATLTQFQQLMASMIVLMAIVLVTGEPLTVEWLLLPPALLLQAVFNAGVVMTVARMGAKASDLKQVMPFVLRTWMYGSGVLYNVELFERLPGWVTALVQYNPLLVYIELARYALLEQAPLLNDSLLQLWLVAAGWAVVAGIGGFIYFWRGEQEYGRG, from the coding sequence ATGGCCGACACCGCCCTGGCCGGCCCCGATGCGGGCCTGACCCAGGCGCAGCTGGCCGCGCGACACGGGCTGCAGATCGCTGGTGAGCGCCGGCCGCTGCTCGAATACAGCCGTGGGCTCTGGGCTTACCGGCACTTCATTGCCGCGTACGCCAACGCCAAACTCCTCGCCTCGTACAGCAGTGCCAGACTGGGCCAGATCTGGCAGGTGCTGACCCCACTGACCAACGTCGCGGTCTACTACCTGATCTTCGGCGTGGTGCTACGGCAGAACGAGATCCCCAACTTCATCGCGTACCTGGCCACCGGCCTGTTCATCTTCAACTTCACCCAGACCTCGGTGATGGCCGGTACACAGTCGATCAGCGGCAACCTCGGGCTGATCCGTGCCCTGCACTTCCCCCGGGCGAGCCTGCCGCTGGCCGCCACCCTCACCCAGTTCCAACAGCTGATGGCCTCGATGATCGTTTTGATGGCCATCGTGCTGGTCACCGGCGAACCACTCACGGTGGAGTGGCTGCTGCTTCCGCCGGCCCTGCTACTCCAAGCGGTGTTCAACGCCGGCGTGGTGATGACGGTCGCCCGAATGGGCGCCAAGGCCAGCGACCTGAAGCAGGTCATGCCATTCGTCCTGCGGACCTGGATGTACGGCTCTGGAGTGCTCTACAACGTCGAGCTATTCGAACGATTGCCCGGTTGGGTCACCGCCCTGGTCCAGTACAACCCTTTGCTGGTCTACATCGAGCTGGCCCGGTACGCGTTGCTGGAGCAGGCCCCACTGCTCAACGATTCGCTGCTGCAACTCTGGCTGGTCGCCGCCGGCTGGGCTGTGGTGGCGGGCATCGGGGGGTTCATCTACTTCTGGCGCGGCGAACAGGAATACGGCCGTGGTTGA
- a CDS encoding ABC transporter ATP-binding protein: MALPTITPRTPTVVVDEAHIVYRVHMGAAAAGSAAASLRRLIKRTSAPNVREVHAVKGITFTAYRGEAIGLIGSNGSGKSTLLRAIAGLLPVDRGAIYAQGQPSLLGVNAALLNDLSGERNVTLGCLAMGMRPDEVARLTPEIIEFSGINQRGDFASLPMRTYSSGMAARLRFAIAAAKKHEVLLIDEALATGDKGFRKRSEQRVRELRESAGTVFLVSHQLSSIRDTCERTIWLESGELRMDGPTDEVIRAYESFSNGK; encoded by the coding sequence ATGGCACTGCCCACCATCACGCCGCGAACCCCCACGGTGGTCGTGGACGAGGCACACATCGTCTACCGGGTGCACATGGGGGCCGCCGCCGCAGGCAGCGCGGCCGCCTCGCTGCGCCGGTTGATCAAGCGCACCTCCGCTCCCAACGTACGGGAGGTCCACGCGGTCAAGGGGATCACCTTCACCGCGTATCGAGGTGAGGCGATCGGGCTGATCGGCAGTAACGGCTCGGGCAAGTCAACCCTGTTACGGGCGATCGCCGGCCTGCTCCCGGTCGACCGGGGCGCGATCTACGCCCAAGGGCAGCCATCCTTGCTCGGCGTTAACGCCGCCCTCCTCAACGACCTCTCCGGAGAGCGAAACGTCACCCTCGGCTGTCTGGCCATGGGCATGCGACCGGACGAGGTCGCCCGACTCACCCCGGAAATCATCGAGTTCTCCGGCATCAACCAGCGCGGCGACTTCGCCTCACTTCCGATGCGTACCTACTCCTCCGGTATGGCGGCCCGGCTACGCTTCGCGATCGCCGCCGCGAAGAAGCACGAGGTGCTTCTCATCGACGAGGCACTGGCCACCGGCGACAAGGGCTTCCGTAAACGCAGCGAACAACGGGTCCGGGAGCTACGGGAGAGCGCCGGCACCGTGTTCCTGGTCAGCCACCAACTCTCCTCCATCCGTGACACCTGTGAACGGACGATCTGGCTGGAGTCGGGCGAACTACGTATGGACGGCCCCACTGACGAGGTCATCCGGGCCTACGAGAGCTTTTCCAACGGCAAATAG
- a CDS encoding C39 family peptidase — protein sequence MEDPVKHHLKRQFRRLASERPYQVAAASAAAFALAIGAGALAAGTDEAPTPAPPAAPVAEVSGYTATLRGEATASAPSSTPTSAAPSSAPVTQAASDPDLKPEAPTSKVLPYDYQAQINFYYCGPAAVRNALSAAGIERTQDELAGPLGTDQFGTDSAEDTTRVLNAVVEGSPYQTRMIRAGAATPAQMDQLQADVVGAITDGRSVVVNVAGSATDTGGGWHSFPGGHYVAVVGYDDDGRLVQVADSANPAVASYWMTTIALANWAATRGYSA from the coding sequence GTGGAGGACCCCGTGAAGCATCACCTCAAGCGACAGTTCCGCCGTCTCGCCTCCGAGCGTCCGTACCAGGTGGCCGCCGCGTCGGCTGCGGCGTTCGCGCTGGCGATCGGTGCCGGCGCCCTGGCCGCCGGCACCGACGAGGCTCCCACCCCGGCGCCACCCGCCGCCCCGGTAGCCGAGGTGAGCGGTTACACCGCCACCCTGCGCGGCGAGGCCACCGCCAGCGCCCCCAGCAGCACCCCCACCAGCGCCGCTCCGTCGAGTGCCCCCGTCACCCAGGCCGCGTCGGACCCGGATCTGAAGCCGGAGGCGCCGACCTCCAAGGTCCTGCCGTACGACTACCAGGCGCAGATCAACTTCTACTACTGCGGTCCGGCCGCCGTCCGCAACGCCCTCAGCGCGGCTGGCATCGAGCGGACGCAGGACGAACTCGCCGGGCCGCTCGGTACCGACCAGTTCGGCACCGACTCGGCCGAGGACACCACGCGAGTGCTCAACGCCGTCGTTGAGGGTTCCCCGTACCAGACCCGAATGATCCGGGCCGGCGCTGCCACTCCGGCTCAGATGGACCAGTTGCAGGCTGACGTCGTCGGAGCCATCACCGACGGCCGGAGCGTGGTGGTCAACGTGGCCGGGTCAGCCACCGACACCGGAGGTGGTTGGCACTCCTTCCCCGGCGGGCACTACGTCGCCGTGGTCGGGTACGACGACGATGGCCGACTCGTGCAGGTCGCCGATTCGGCAAATCCGGCGGTCGCGTCGTACTGGATGACTACGATCGCGCTGGCGAACTGGGCCGCCACCCGCGGCTACTCGGCCTGA
- a CDS encoding glycosyltransferase family 2 protein, translated as MVTNTRQPLLSVVVPVYGVEAQLHQCLDSILDGLDDTDAADVEVVAVDDASPDRCGELLQAYATRRPALRTVTLTRNVGLGLARNAGLDAVTGEYVWFVDSDDWLPTGSVTAVLGRLRADRPDVLLLDHLRVHHDGREEMDASSPLLRGVNGCVRLTERPALLRVQHTAWNKVVRRAFLTDLGVRFYPGWYEDIPFSHPLLIAAERIAVLDRICYYYRQGRPGAITATPSDRHFDAFDQYDRLFDWLSNARPQETKLRADMFERMISHLIVVVGNNHRMPAKLRRSFFHRVSAQYRRYRPADGYPRPGGVGGLKHRLIASNSYLAYSALRLAHRFLDRRPPGHDPVLSTGPVAASSEQQPHTLAARR; from the coding sequence GTGGTCACCAACACACGACAACCACTGCTGAGCGTGGTCGTCCCCGTATATGGCGTGGAGGCGCAGCTGCACCAGTGCCTCGACTCGATCCTCGACGGTCTGGACGACACCGATGCCGCCGACGTGGAAGTAGTAGCGGTCGACGACGCCTCACCCGACCGGTGCGGCGAGTTACTGCAGGCCTACGCCACCAGACGGCCGGCGCTACGCACCGTAACGCTGACGCGGAACGTGGGGCTCGGTCTGGCCCGGAATGCCGGGCTGGACGCGGTGACCGGCGAGTACGTCTGGTTCGTGGACAGCGACGACTGGTTGCCGACGGGCTCCGTGACGGCGGTGTTGGGGCGGCTACGCGCGGATCGGCCGGACGTGCTGCTACTGGATCATCTCCGGGTGCACCACGATGGCCGGGAAGAGATGGACGCCAGCAGCCCCCTGCTACGCGGGGTGAATGGCTGTGTGCGACTGACCGAGCGCCCCGCGTTACTCCGGGTCCAGCACACCGCCTGGAACAAGGTGGTCCGCCGGGCCTTCTTGACCGATCTGGGCGTCCGCTTCTACCCCGGTTGGTACGAGGACATCCCGTTCAGCCACCCGCTGCTCATCGCCGCAGAGCGGATCGCGGTGCTCGACCGGATCTGCTACTACTACCGTCAGGGTCGCCCCGGCGCGATCACCGCCACCCCCAGTGACCGGCACTTCGACGCGTTCGACCAATACGACCGGCTCTTTGACTGGTTGTCCAACGCTCGCCCCCAGGAGACCAAGCTGCGCGCCGACATGTTCGAACGGATGATCAGCCATCTGATCGTGGTGGTGGGCAACAACCACCGGATGCCGGCGAAGCTACGCCGCTCCTTCTTCCACCGGGTGTCCGCACAGTATCGGCGTTATCGGCCGGCCGACGGCTACCCCCGCCCTGGTGGGGTAGGTGGTCTGAAACATCGCCTCATCGCGTCGAACAGCTACCTGGCGTACAGCGCGCTTCGCCTCGCTCACCGGTTCCTTGATCGACGACCACCGGGGCACGACCCGGTCCTGTCCACCGGCCCGGTGGCGGCATCCTCCGAGCAGCAGCCCCACACGCTGGCAGCACGGCGATGA
- a CDS encoding GNAT family N-acetyltransferase: protein MTGKLRPADTEDLDLIRRWRNHPQVRGISLTQHEIGPEEHLAWWSAVREEPDRRVLIYLHGGQPAGVVTFAGVTSPDKDLTWGFYLDIDGLEKRGELLPAWMGLQRAAIEHAFESLTARTLGGETLADNRQVLALHRRFGFQVVRRYERDIDGQPHQVVWTELSRRA, encoded by the coding sequence ATGACCGGGAAACTGCGGCCGGCTGACACCGAAGACCTCGACCTGATACGGCGCTGGCGCAACCACCCCCAGGTACGCGGCATCAGCCTGACCCAGCACGAGATCGGCCCAGAGGAGCACCTGGCCTGGTGGTCGGCAGTGCGGGAGGAACCCGACCGCCGGGTACTCATCTACCTACACGGCGGACAACCGGCCGGAGTCGTGACATTCGCCGGCGTGACGTCCCCGGACAAGGACCTGACCTGGGGGTTCTACCTGGATATCGATGGCCTCGAGAAGCGTGGTGAGCTGTTACCCGCCTGGATGGGGCTACAGCGTGCGGCGATCGAACACGCCTTCGAATCGCTCACGGCCCGGACCCTCGGTGGGGAGACCCTGGCCGACAACCGACAAGTACTGGCGCTGCACCGGCGCTTCGGGTTCCAGGTCGTCCGGCGCTATGAACGGGACATCGATGGTCAACCACACCAGGTGGTGTGGACAGAGCTGAGTAGGAGAGCATGA
- the pseI gene encoding pseudaminic acid synthase: protein MSSTVKIGPHLVGPGEPPLVVAEVSGNHNGSLDRALEIVDAVAASGAQALKLQTYTPDTITIDHDGPAFRISDGHDLWGGENLYQLFQRAHTPYEWHGPIFERARRHGLTVFSSPFDHTAVELLEELNAPAYKIASSELVDLPLIRLVASTGKPLVISTGMATMAEIDAAVRAAREGGADGVVLLTCTASYPAPPQDSNLRRVPVLADAFGLPVGLSDHTPGIGVPVASVALGACLVEKHVTLARADGGVDSDFSLEPAELAALRVETERAWAALGSAVVGPTPTEREGLRFRRSLHVVADVRAGEPVTRANVRSIRPAGGLHPDELDRVLGRTFARDVRRGTPLSWEQI from the coding sequence ATGAGCAGCACAGTAAAGATCGGGCCACACCTGGTGGGCCCCGGCGAGCCCCCGCTCGTGGTCGCCGAGGTTTCCGGTAACCACAACGGCAGCCTTGACCGGGCGCTAGAGATCGTGGACGCCGTGGCGGCGAGCGGCGCGCAAGCACTCAAGCTGCAGACCTACACGCCGGACACCATCACCATCGACCACGACGGCCCGGCCTTTCGCATCTCTGACGGGCATGACCTGTGGGGCGGCGAGAATCTCTACCAGCTCTTCCAGCGGGCGCACACGCCGTACGAGTGGCATGGACCCATCTTCGAGCGGGCCCGCCGGCACGGACTGACCGTCTTCTCCTCGCCGTTCGACCACACCGCAGTGGAACTGCTGGAGGAGCTGAACGCTCCGGCCTACAAGATCGCCTCGTCGGAACTGGTGGACCTGCCGTTGATCCGGCTGGTGGCGAGCACCGGCAAGCCGCTGGTCATCTCCACCGGAATGGCCACGATGGCAGAGATCGACGCCGCGGTCCGAGCGGCCCGCGAGGGTGGAGCCGACGGCGTGGTGCTCCTCACCTGCACCGCCTCCTACCCGGCACCACCGCAGGACAGTAACCTGCGCCGTGTGCCGGTGCTGGCCGACGCCTTCGGCTTGCCGGTCGGCCTGTCCGACCACACACCGGGCATCGGCGTGCCGGTGGCCTCGGTGGCGTTGGGCGCCTGCCTGGTCGAGAAGCACGTCACGCTGGCCCGGGCCGATGGGGGCGTGGACTCGGACTTTTCCCTGGAACCGGCCGAGTTGGCCGCACTGCGGGTGGAAACCGAGCGAGCTTGGGCGGCGCTGGGCAGCGCTGTGGTCGGCCCCACCCCCACGGAACGTGAAGGCCTGCGCTTCCGTCGTTCCCTGCACGTGGTCGCGGATGTGCGGGCCGGGGAGCCGGTGACCCGCGCGAACGTCCGATCCATCCGACCGGCCGGGGGCCTGCACCCGGACGAGTTGGACCGGGTGCTCGGACGTACCTTCGCCCGGGACGTTCGGCGTGGCACTCCGCTGAGCTGGGAGCAGATCTAA
- a CDS encoding acyl-CoA reductase produces MTLRMRFPAGGDVSVADLLAPDGAEPLAVGDPRMVDFLTTVAKRLLTPALARRHPELGSLGFFLRRRELLGALERLHGTLGSDTLVFPRGRVFHVPPANVDTIFVYSWALSALAGNTNVVRVSPRSAEAADAVLEVLNASLAEADPVVARTQLMVTYGHDEAVTAQLSATSDLRVLWGGDRAVENLRRHPLAPAARDLTFPDRSSFAMLSVTGWVAASPQRRRDAANAFANDAYWFDQAACSSPRTIFLVGAAEPAEEVRAEFVALLDDVVRERGWDVDAAMAVEKRVGAYGLAADGGVQRMVFHRNALATLELAEVSATPRHWLGAGTFPFVTVPDLAELVPFVRRRDQTLTHFGFDRDELMALASRLGGRGVDRIVPFGAALTFAPVWDGHDLLREFVRLVTVND; encoded by the coding sequence ATGACCCTGCGGATGCGTTTCCCCGCCGGCGGGGACGTCTCGGTGGCGGACCTGCTGGCTCCGGACGGGGCGGAGCCACTGGCCGTAGGAGATCCGCGGATGGTGGACTTCCTGACCACGGTCGCCAAACGGCTACTCACCCCGGCGCTGGCTCGGCGACACCCAGAACTGGGCTCACTCGGCTTCTTCCTCCGTCGCCGGGAACTACTGGGCGCGCTCGAACGGCTGCACGGCACGCTCGGGTCGGACACGCTCGTGTTCCCCCGGGGACGGGTGTTTCACGTCCCACCGGCAAACGTGGATACGATCTTCGTCTACTCGTGGGCGCTATCCGCGCTGGCGGGCAACACCAACGTGGTCCGGGTGTCGCCGCGTTCCGCCGAGGCCGCCGACGCCGTACTCGAGGTGCTCAACGCCAGCCTTGCCGAGGCCGACCCGGTGGTGGCCCGCACCCAGCTCATGGTCACCTACGGACATGACGAGGCGGTGACCGCCCAGCTGAGCGCCACCAGCGACCTGCGCGTCCTCTGGGGCGGGGACCGGGCGGTGGAGAATCTCCGACGGCATCCGCTCGCGCCAGCAGCCCGGGACCTCACCTTCCCGGACAGGTCGTCCTTCGCCATGCTGTCGGTGACCGGCTGGGTGGCGGCGTCACCGCAGCGGCGGAGGGATGCGGCCAACGCGTTCGCCAACGACGCGTACTGGTTCGATCAGGCGGCCTGTTCCTCCCCACGTACGATCTTCCTGGTCGGCGCCGCGGAACCGGCCGAGGAGGTCCGTGCTGAATTCGTCGCTCTGCTCGATGACGTAGTCAGGGAGCGCGGCTGGGACGTGGACGCGGCGATGGCCGTGGAGAAGCGGGTCGGTGCGTACGGGCTGGCCGCCGACGGGGGGGTACAGCGGATGGTGTTCCACCGTAATGCGCTGGCTACGCTGGAGTTGGCCGAGGTTTCGGCCACCCCGCGGCACTGGCTCGGCGCCGGCACGTTCCCGTTCGTCACCGTGCCCGACCTGGCGGAACTGGTGCCGTTTGTGCGCCGCCGCGATCAGACCCTCACCCACTTCGGTTTCGACCGGGACGAGTTGATGGCGCTGGCCAGCCGTCTGGGGGGACGCGGAGTCGACCGGATTGTGCCGTTCGGCGCTGCGTTGACCTTCGCGCCGGTGTGGGATGGCCACGACCTGCTACGGGAGTTCGTTCGGCTGGTCACAGTCAACGACTGA
- a CDS encoding AMP-binding protein yields MIGLLHPDARLVDGANGVTLGGSGLHDQVADLAAALDREPPGTVLAAMPTTVAAVLRFLASLHAGRPIALVDPRTDGARLGELVDRFRPAVLFHDAEVMPGYRSGPDRRLGDYQRRTGEAGPVPHPDLALLLTTSGSTGNPKLVRLSRTAVLANAAAIATALGLDGDEIASTSLPLHYTFGLSVLTSHLHAGATVVVEENALTTRDFWSSMDRHRVTSLAAVPYQYEMLRRLRFDPARHPRLRTLTQAGGRLNPDLVEDFHRRMATVGGRLFVMYGQTEATARMTVLPADRLPAKLGSVGVPVAGGAISVDLGDGSETTEPGHTGEIVYRGTNVMMGYAETAADLARGDDLGGVLRTGDLGRLDDEGFLYITGRTKRIAKIFGVRVNLDDVERSLARHGPVAAVAGPDRLVLVAEGADDDRLARIRAEAAEVLGTHSSGILVRSIDALPLTATGKPNYRALEDQC; encoded by the coding sequence GTGATCGGCCTGCTGCACCCCGACGCCCGCCTGGTCGATGGGGCCAACGGTGTCACGCTCGGCGGCAGCGGCCTGCATGACCAAGTCGCCGACCTCGCCGCCGCGCTGGACCGAGAGCCGCCCGGAACGGTGTTGGCCGCCATGCCCACCACGGTTGCCGCGGTTCTGCGGTTCCTCGCGTCGCTGCACGCCGGCCGGCCGATCGCACTGGTCGATCCGCGAACCGACGGGGCACGGCTGGGCGAGTTGGTCGACCGTTTCCGTCCGGCGGTGCTGTTCCACGACGCCGAGGTGATGCCCGGGTACCGCTCGGGGCCGGATCGGCGGCTGGGTGACTACCAGCGCCGCACCGGGGAGGCCGGGCCGGTCCCGCACCCCGACCTGGCGCTGCTGCTGACCACGTCCGGCTCCACCGGCAACCCCAAGCTGGTCCGGCTCTCCCGGACGGCCGTGCTGGCCAACGCCGCGGCGATCGCCACGGCGCTTGGGCTCGACGGCGACGAGATCGCGTCGACCAGCCTGCCGCTGCACTACACCTTCGGGTTGTCAGTGCTCACCAGCCACCTGCACGCCGGCGCCACCGTTGTGGTCGAGGAGAACGCCCTCACCACGCGAGACTTCTGGTCCAGCATGGACCGACACCGTGTCACCTCGCTGGCCGCGGTGCCATACCAGTACGAGATGCTTCGCCGGCTTCGCTTCGACCCCGCCCGCCACCCCCGGCTGCGGACGCTCACCCAGGCCGGCGGACGGCTGAATCCCGATCTGGTCGAGGACTTCCATCGCCGGATGGCCACGGTTGGTGGCCGGCTCTTCGTCATGTACGGGCAGACCGAGGCCACCGCCCGAATGACCGTGCTTCCCGCGGACCGACTGCCCGCGAAGCTCGGCTCAGTCGGAGTTCCGGTAGCCGGTGGTGCGATCAGCGTTGATCTCGGCGACGGGTCCGAGACGACCGAGCCGGGGCACACCGGCGAGATCGTCTACCGGGGCACCAACGTGATGATGGGATACGCCGAGACCGCCGCTGACCTTGCCCGCGGCGATGACCTGGGCGGCGTGCTGCGCACCGGAGACCTCGGTCGGCTGGACGACGAGGGCTTCCTGTACATCACCGGCAGGACAAAGCGCATCGCCAAGATCTTTGGGGTTCGGGTCAACCTCGACGACGTCGAGCGGTCCCTGGCGCGGCACGGCCCGGTCGCGGCCGTGGCTGGCCCAGACCGCCTGGTGCTGGTCGCTGAGGGCGCCGACGACGATCGGCTGGCCCGGATCCGAGCCGAGGCCGCCGAAGTGCTGGGCACCCACTCCTCCGGCATCCTGGTCCGCAGCATCGACGCGCTGCCGCTGACCGCCACCGGAAAGCCCAACTACCGAGCCCTGGAGGACCAGTGCTGA
- a CDS encoding SDR family NAD(P)-dependent oxidoreductase has translation MSSSSTELLDTRYALVTGSTRGIGRAIATRLASAGYTVAVHGRTIGDAEQVAAALPGGPHLAVHGDVADPEQVRALVRIVFQRWRRLDALVVNAGVHAAGLLGSVADPTIERLFSVNAAGAAHTLQQGVRLLRRGQRPAAVLTASVVGTAGAAGQAVYAASKAAIEGLTRAAAKELGPTGIRVNAVAPGFIRTDLLADLDAEGRAARVAATPLGRLGEPEDVAEVVAFLLDPAAGFVTGQVVGVDGGLTP, from the coding sequence GTGTCGTCCTCGTCGACTGAACTGCTGGACACGCGATACGCGCTGGTCACCGGATCGACTCGGGGAATCGGCCGGGCCATCGCGACCCGCCTGGCCTCGGCGGGATACACCGTCGCCGTTCACGGCCGGACCATCGGCGACGCCGAGCAGGTCGCCGCGGCGCTTCCGGGCGGCCCACATTTGGCGGTGCACGGTGACGTCGCGGACCCGGAGCAGGTCCGCGCGCTGGTCCGGATCGTATTCCAGCGCTGGCGCCGGCTGGACGCACTCGTGGTCAACGCCGGTGTACACGCGGCGGGTCTACTCGGTTCCGTCGCGGACCCGACGATCGAACGGCTGTTCTCGGTCAACGCGGCCGGCGCCGCGCACACCCTCCAGCAGGGCGTTCGGCTGCTGCGGCGGGGACAACGGCCAGCGGCGGTGCTCACCGCCTCGGTGGTCGGCACGGCCGGCGCCGCAGGTCAGGCCGTCTACGCCGCCAGCAAGGCAGCCATCGAAGGGCTGACCCGGGCCGCCGCGAAGGAACTCGGTCCGACGGGGATCCGGGTCAACGCGGTGGCGCCCGGCTTCATCCGTACCGACCTGCTCGCCGACCTGGACGCCGAGGGTCGCGCGGCCAGGGTCGCCGCCACTCCGCTGGGCCGGCTCGGGGAGCCGGAGGACGTCGCCGAGGTGGTGGCCTTCCTGCTGGACCCCGCGGCGGGCTTCGTGACCGGTCAGGTGGTTGGCGTGGACGGCGGTCTCACCCCGTGA
- a CDS encoding acyl carrier protein, whose amino-acid sequence MELGRLRHVFRNSLELPDDFAVDDLEYRGNAQWDSLAHMSLVAAIEDEFGVMLDTDEVIDLSSFNRARQILEKHGVVLVD is encoded by the coding sequence GTGGAACTCGGACGGCTCAGACACGTCTTTCGTAATTCCTTGGAACTGCCGGATGATTTTGCTGTTGACGATTTGGAATACCGCGGTAACGCGCAGTGGGATTCGCTCGCGCACATGTCTCTGGTCGCCGCGATTGAGGACGAGTTCGGGGTGATGCTCGACACCGACGAGGTGATCGACCTCAGCTCCTTCAACCGCGCGCGGCAGATCCTGGAGAAGCACGGTGTCGTCCTCGTCGACTGA